In a genomic window of Sardina pilchardus chromosome 20, fSarPil1.1, whole genome shotgun sequence:
- the adpgk2 gene encoding ADP-dependent glucokinase codes for MATGVSFMKYGTITSLLVVLLAYWFRSPLDGPGLDERLDAVLSSLLRAESKVGVNNVARPKVAIGFGGCVDIIVDGVALLNKIGLPPTDHPLHHDYIENAEQLAQSFGYFFAPGAASERYVMNETLFSQLVEASRELPGNRWAVGGNAPVMAGRMAIEGCDVLLGGSFSTDFNDVLPEHITVAGSTVDEPDIHLIMEYPSGASWGPYTSRRANRYIVHSDDHNPYLDSMEEFEKQLQGFHPDLLVVGGLQMMDNFPFKQGEREALLGHLSHMLRSASAETSVHFEMASFVDEGLLSDLLELVIPHSDSLGMNEQELPNLLSLFRAEPVTVLSDPNPRVATVLDQMRELYRLVNGQHRETGLGRALTRLHVHTLAFQAMIVTRGSQWKNTMSATAKASLTANRHVCGSPDIDPSKARLIMDESFQVSRREGSQRIPLEETRPVSCWDEDDYQICVAPVLVCTEVYQTAGGGDNISAAGLVLQI; via the exons ATGGCGACCGGGGTCTCATTCATGAAATATggaaccatcacgtccctcttGGTGGTTCTCCTAGCATATTGGTTTAGATCTCCTTTAGATGGTCCGGGGTTAGACGAAAGACTTGATGCCGTTTTGTCATCGTTGCTCCGTGCAGAAAGCAAAGTGGGAGTGAATAATGTGGCCAGACCGAAGGTCGCCATAG GTTTTGGGGGTTGTGTGGACATCATCGTGGACGGCGTGGCACTGCTGAACAAGATTGGCCTGCCGCCCACTGACCATCCCCTGCATCACGACTACATCGAGAATGCAGAGCAGCTGGCCCAGAGTTTCGGCTACTTCTTCGCCCCAGGGGCAGCTTCAGA GAGATATGTGATGAATGAAACCCTCTTCAGTCAGCTCGTCGAGGCCTCTCGCGAGTTGCCAGGCAACCGGTGGGCAGTGGGAGGCAACGCACCGGTGATGGCGGGCAGGATGGCGATCGAGGGCTGCGACGTGTTGCTAGGCGGCAGCTTCAGCACGGACTTCAACGACGTGCTCCCCGAACACATCACAG TGGCGGGCAGCACTGTGGACGAGCCGGACATTCACCTGATCATGGAGTATCCCTCCGGCGCCAGCTGGGGACCCTACACCTCAAGAAGAGCCAACAG GTACATAGTCCACAGTGATGACCACAACCCCTACTTGGACTCCATGGAGGAATTTGAGAAGCAGCTGCAGGGCTTCCATCCAGACCTGCTGGTGGTGGGAGGACTACAGATGATGGACAATTTCCCCTTCAAGCAGG GTGAGCGTGAAGCTCTGCTGGGTCACCTCTCTCACATGCTGCGCTCGGCGTCGGCGGAGACGTCGGTCCACTTCGAGATGGCCAGCTTCGTGGACGAGGGCCTGCTGTCGGACCTGCTGGAGCTGGTCATCCCCCACTCGGACTCGCTGGGCATGAACGAGCAGGAGCTGCCCAACCTGCTGAGCCTGTTCCGCGCTGAGCCCGTCACGGTGCTGTCCGACCCCAACCCGCGCGTGGCCACCGTCCTGGACCAGATGCGCGAGCTCTACCGGCTGGTCAACGGGCAGCACCGCGAGACGGGCCTGGGCCGCGCGCTGACCCGCCTCCACGTCCACACGCTGGCCTTCCAGGCCATGATCGTGACGCGCGGCTCGCAGTGGAAGAACACCATGTCGGCCACGGCCAAGGCCTCGCTCACCGCCAACCGCCACGTGTGCGGCTCGCCGGACATCGACCCCAGCAAGGCGCGCCTCATCATGGACGAGTCGTTCCAGGTGAGCCGGCGCGAGGGCAGCCAGCGCATCCCGCTGGAGGAGACGCGGCCCGTGTCCTGCTGGGACGAGGACGACTACCAGATCTGCGTGGCGCCCGTGCTCGTCTGCACCGAGGTCTACCAGACTGCGGGCGGCGGGGACAACATCTCCGCCGCCGGCCTCGTGCTGCAGATCTGA
- the lft2 gene encoding lefty2 yields MDALVIFLFLASLFSYTAGFTEEDMRDALLQKLGLSELPRIQKRDLESVVVPAHIKNKYLSMLKLHNKRRRRSVPSLAGILRGVHGSADISGEVMYSDTTRQRLSFDMDSRIPENSEVTMAELKLYKISSRKMPILQKRSSRPIKHARVSIYWVETLANGKNRTSLVDSRLVPIHESGWISFDVTQAVQYWSKTERKTPLHLEAWIEGERPGTYAAEMARTVRFATEDPSSASTGKPELILFTLDLEEFGSRGDCKSGQGNGMCCREEHFINFREMSMTQYWIIEPAGYQAFRCAGGCKQPKRSYGYGKRTCAAVESAPLPIMYLVKRGDHTEIEVAEFPNMIVEKCGCTMDNGSMA; encoded by the exons ATGGACGCTTTAGTGATATTCCTGTTCCtcgcctctctcttctcctacaCTGCGGGTTTTACTGAAGAAGACATGAGAGACGCCTTGCTACAGAAACTCGGCCTCTCGGAACTCCCAAGGATTCAGAAGAGGGATTTGGAGAGTGTTGTTGTTCCGGCTCACATCAAGAACAAGTACCTCTCTATGCTCAAGCTGCACAACAAACGCAGGCGTCGGTCTGTTCCCAGCCTGGCCGGTATTTTGCGCGGTGTTCATGGAAGCGCAG ACATTTCTGGAGAGGTCATGTACTCGGACACAACACGACAGCGCCTCTCCTTTGACATGGACAGCAGAATTCCGGAGAACAGCGAGGTCACTATGGCCGAACTAAAACTGTACAAAATCTCGTCGCGCAAAATGCCCATTCTGCAGAAGAGGAGCAGCAGACCAATCAAACATGCCCGTGTGAGCATCTACTGGGTCGAAACTCTGGCGAATGGCAAAAACAGAACTTCACTTGTAGACTCAAG GTTGGTTCCAATTCACGAGTCTGGATGGATAAGCTTTGATGTGACGCAAGCAGTTCAGTACTGGTCTAAAACCGAGCGTAAAACCCCATTGCACCTGGAAGCGTGGATCGAGGGTGAAAGGCCTGGTACCTACGCTGCAGAGATGGCGCGGACTGTGCGCTTTGCTACTGAAGATCCCTCCAGCGCCAGCACTGGCAAACCAGAACTAATCCTGTTCACCCTGGATTTGGAAGAATTTGG GTCTAGAGGAGACTGCAAATCTGGTCAAGGAAACGGCATGTGCTGCAGAGAGGAGCACTTCATCAACTTTCGAGAGATGAGCATGACGCAGTACTGGATTATTGAACCCGCCGGGTACCAGGCCTTCCGATGCGCCGGGGGATGCAAGCAGCCCAAGCGCAGTTATGGATACGGAAAGCGGACGTGCGCAGCCGTAGAAAGCGCACCACTGCCCATCATGTACCTAGTGAAGAGAGGAGACCATACAGAGATCGAGGTGGCCGAATTTCCGAACATGATCGTGGAGAAATGCGGATGCACCATGGACAATGGCTCCATGGCATAG